A genomic window from Fibrobacterota bacterium includes:
- the tssH gene encoding type VI secretion system ATPase TssH, which produces MIAKDLRKLLSRLNPACTRFLEGAVGACVARTHYEATPVHLLAQIVEDEQGDMASILEICQLERNMLRGLLQEELRAHKTGNTARPVFSPALIELLERAWAESSLNLGQDAIRSAAIVLAMSETLHQLGPDLQDLFRSSLRAEKIRDNFEKVVVQKSAESKTMPAPKAGAGGKDEGGALDKFTVDFTEMARKGKIDPIFGRDDEIRQAIDILSRRRKNNPIFIGEAGVGKTAVVEGLALKIAQGDVPDVIKGVRLLSLDLGLLSAGAGVRGEFENRLKSVIKEVKESSTPVILFIDEAHTLIGAGGEAGKSDAANLLKPELARGEMKCIAATTFTEFRKYLEKDPAIARRFQQVVIPEPDPTVAATMLRGLREKYETFHKVRISHEAVEAACDLSNRFIAGRQLPDKAVDLLDTAAARVRMGLTTRPAELVRMDMEIMDIKSELDSLDHDENLKPGVVDVVRKTLLHERLQAVQEKVVEVEARWKIELAKVHEILNAPTDLVLDARQKLWDDLAAMQGDKPLVHVYVTSAVLSQVIEEWTGIPAGNMMRDEAKLLLEMDSIINSRVIGQPWGVRELTQTIRSARMGLTRPETPKGVFLITGPSGVGKTEVAKAIADLLYGGERSVVTLSMSEYQDSISVTALKGASAGYVGYGDGGVLTEGVRKNPYTVVILDEIEKAHKDVLNLFYQVFDQGVIRDGEGRDISFRNTVIIMTSNLGTDTIVRMATDAENQFAYEEYTEAITPELTEHFMPALLARCKVIPFLPLGADSLRRIVGQKLDKVAHRLADQHGVQMACSEQLLDHIVEQCNLVQSGARLLDSLLDRDILPGVSALLLERVAEGTPGNRIAIGLGDDGKPFFRLDDANAPEPPQEESVPADASDAATPNP; this is translated from the coding sequence ATGATCGCCAAAGACCTCCGCAAGCTCCTGTCCCGCTTGAACCCCGCCTGCACCCGGTTCCTGGAAGGAGCCGTCGGTGCCTGCGTCGCGCGGACCCATTACGAGGCCACGCCCGTCCATCTGCTGGCGCAGATCGTGGAAGACGAACAAGGCGACATGGCTTCCATCCTGGAGATCTGCCAGCTCGAGCGCAACATGCTGCGGGGACTGCTGCAGGAGGAGCTTCGCGCCCACAAGACGGGTAACACGGCACGCCCCGTGTTTTCTCCGGCCTTGATCGAATTGCTCGAGCGGGCCTGGGCGGAATCCTCGCTGAACCTGGGGCAGGACGCCATTCGCTCGGCCGCGATCGTGTTGGCCATGTCCGAGACCCTCCACCAGCTGGGACCGGACTTGCAGGACCTTTTCCGCAGTTCGCTGCGCGCCGAGAAGATCCGCGACAATTTCGAAAAGGTCGTGGTCCAAAAGAGCGCCGAATCCAAGACCATGCCCGCCCCCAAGGCCGGCGCAGGCGGCAAGGACGAAGGCGGCGCGCTGGACAAGTTCACGGTGGACTTCACCGAAATGGCCCGCAAGGGCAAGATCGACCCGATCTTCGGTCGCGATGACGAAATCCGTCAAGCCATCGACATCCTGTCGCGCCGTCGCAAGAACAACCCGATCTTCATCGGCGAAGCGGGCGTGGGCAAGACGGCGGTTGTGGAAGGCCTGGCGCTCAAGATCGCCCAGGGCGACGTTCCCGACGTGATCAAGGGCGTGCGGCTGTTGTCGTTGGATCTGGGGCTGCTGTCCGCCGGCGCGGGAGTGCGCGGCGAATTCGAGAACCGTCTCAAGAGCGTGATCAAGGAAGTCAAGGAATCGTCCACGCCGGTGATTTTGTTCATCGACGAGGCCCACACCCTGATCGGCGCGGGTGGCGAGGCCGGCAAGTCCGATGCGGCCAATCTTCTGAAGCCGGAATTGGCGCGTGGCGAGATGAAGTGCATCGCGGCCACCACGTTCACGGAATTCCGCAAGTACCTGGAAAAAGACCCGGCCATCGCGCGCCGCTTCCAGCAGGTCGTGATTCCCGAGCCGGATCCCACCGTGGCGGCGACCATGCTGCGCGGCCTGCGCGAGAAGTACGAGACCTTCCACAAGGTCCGCATCTCCCACGAGGCCGTGGAAGCCGCTTGCGACTTGTCCAATCGCTTCATCGCTGGGCGCCAGCTGCCGGACAAGGCCGTGGATCTGTTGGACACAGCCGCCGCGCGCGTGCGGATGGGTCTCACCACCCGGCCCGCCGAATTGGTCCGCATGGACATGGAGATCATGGACATCAAGTCCGAGCTCGATTCGCTGGACCACGACGAGAACCTCAAGCCCGGCGTGGTGGACGTGGTCCGCAAGACCCTGCTCCACGAGCGTCTCCAGGCCGTGCAGGAGAAGGTGGTCGAAGTCGAAGCCAGGTGGAAGATCGAACTGGCCAAGGTCCACGAGATCCTCAACGCCCCGACAGATCTTGTCCTGGATGCCCGCCAGAAGCTTTGGGACGATCTCGCCGCCATGCAAGGCGACAAGCCCCTGGTGCACGTCTACGTCACCAGCGCGGTCCTTTCACAGGTGATCGAAGAATGGACCGGCATTCCCGCCGGCAACATGATGCGCGACGAAGCCAAGCTCCTTCTGGAGATGGATTCGATCATCAATTCCAGGGTGATCGGGCAGCCCTGGGGTGTACGGGAACTGACGCAGACCATCCGTTCCGCCCGCATGGGTCTCACCCGCCCGGAAACGCCCAAGGGCGTGTTCCTGATCACCGGCCCCAGCGGTGTGGGCAAGACCGAGGTCGCCAAGGCGATCGCGGATCTGCTCTACGGCGGCGAGCGTTCGGTGGTCACGCTCTCCATGTCCGAGTACCAGGACTCCATTTCCGTGACGGCTCTCAAGGGCGCGAGCGCGGGCTATGTGGGCTACGGGGACGGCGGCGTTCTCACCGAGGGCGTGCGCAAGAATCCCTACACGGTGGTGATCCTCGACGAGATCGAGAAGGCCCACAAGGACGTGTTGAACCTGTTCTACCAGGTGTTCGACCAGGGCGTGATCCGCGACGGCGAAGGACGCGACATCAGCTTCCGCAACACGGTCATCATCATGACCTCCAACCTGGGCACCGACACCATCGTGCGGATGGCCACGGACGCGGAAAACCAGTTCGCCTACGAGGAATACACCGAGGCGATCACACCCGAGCTCACCGAGCACTTCATGCCGGCCCTGCTCGCCCGTTGCAAGGTCATTCCGTTCCTGCCATTGGGCGCGGATTCCCTGCGGCGCATCGTTGGACAGAAATTGGATAAGGTCGCCCACCGTCTGGCCGACCAGCATGGCGTGCAGATGGCCTGCTCCGAGCAGCTGCTGGACCACATCGTGGAACAATGCAATCTCGTGCAGTCCGGCGCCCGCTTGCTCGACTCCCTTCTGGACCGCGACATCCTTCCGGGTGTCTCGGCCCTGCTGTTGGAACGTGTCGCGGAAGGCACTCCGGGCAACCGCATCGCCA
- a CDS encoding C40 family peptidase: MVTFLAGSKPLLRTGSVLGLLGILSGCGPKFVQLGENRQGYTREQGRNLGARLILTGGFDVSPLKNVAETFLGWPYLYGGTGPDGIDCSAFCQQVMRRTYGMELPRTAALQSNLGVPVFRFGLQPGDFVFFNAGPGYNADSITHVGIFMGNGKFINATTSGGVRYCSLDENYWSQRYQLARRFPNLKVLDSLRR; this comes from the coding sequence GTGGTCACCTTCCTAGCAGGCTCCAAGCCACTTCTTCGCACCGGTAGTGTCCTGGGACTCCTCGGGATCCTTTCCGGGTGCGGTCCCAAGTTCGTCCAGCTCGGCGAAAACCGCCAGGGGTACACCCGCGAGCAGGGGCGCAACCTGGGAGCCCGGCTGATTCTCACCGGGGGATTCGATGTTTCACCGCTGAAAAACGTGGCCGAAACGTTTTTGGGTTGGCCCTATCTGTACGGCGGCACCGGTCCGGATGGAATCGACTGTTCCGCCTTCTGCCAGCAGGTGATGCGCCGCACCTACGGCATGGAACTTCCCCGCACCGCGGCCTTGCAGAGCAATCTGGGCGTTCCTGTTTTCCGGTTTGGCCTCCAGCCTGGCGACTTCGTGTTCTTCAACGCCGGCCCCGGCTACAATGCGGACTCCATCACCCACGTCGGCATCTTCATGGGCAATGGCAAGTTCATCAACGCCACCACCTCCGGCGGCGTGCGCTATTGCAGCCTGGATGAAAACTACTGGTCGCAGCGCTACCAACTGGCGAGACGCTTCCCGAATCTGAAGGTCCTCGACTCCCTGCGTCGCTGA
- a CDS encoding transporter substrate-binding domain-containing protein — translation MRRILLGVLVLVGIASARPWERCRTLVVGFRVDNPPFGYNRSDAQRPGIEYELVSAIARHHNRTFTVREVTSQREGEDLLDRDQIDLLIGSVKSTPELRQRFNASTPYFRTGLGIIVLRSNQNVFTLGDLNGNSVAATPESNADKLIENFIPQARLEIVRTSADGLGMLQRNEVQGMVHDRSTLQSEVARNSSLRLLDVSLSEDNYVIAVNRTRSAQVLENINIALAKLTEAKGAEVPAISAIFTKYRLGYAVRPTGTAANGGVRPVPPPTVAPTTGTTTAGTTTVSPPPASTTALEDRVRRLETQVQDLQRTLVDLQAKLKR, via the coding sequence ATGCGACGGATTCTGCTTGGGGTGTTGGTGCTGGTGGGAATCGCCTCGGCGCGCCCCTGGGAAAGGTGCAGGACCTTGGTGGTGGGGTTCAGGGTCGACAATCCGCCATTTGGGTACAACCGTTCCGATGCCCAGCGGCCCGGGATCGAATATGAATTGGTTTCCGCCATCGCCAGACACCACAACCGCACCTTCACGGTGCGCGAGGTGACCTCCCAGCGCGAAGGCGAAGACCTCTTGGATCGCGATCAGATCGATCTTTTGATCGGTTCCGTGAAATCCACGCCGGAGCTTCGGCAGCGATTCAACGCATCCACTCCGTACTTTCGAACGGGTTTGGGCATCATCGTGCTGCGATCCAACCAGAACGTCTTCACGTTGGGCGATCTCAACGGGAATTCCGTCGCGGCCACTCCGGAAAGCAACGCCGACAAGCTCATCGAAAACTTCATTCCGCAAGCCAGGCTGGAAATCGTTCGCACGAGCGCGGACGGCCTGGGAATGCTCCAGCGCAACGAAGTCCAAGGCATGGTGCACGACCGATCGACTCTTCAATCGGAAGTCGCGCGCAATTCGTCCCTGCGTCTTCTCGATGTGAGCCTTTCCGAAGACAACTACGTGATCGCCGTGAACCGGACGAGGTCCGCCCAGGTGTTGGAGAACATCAATATCGCCCTGGCGAAATTGACGGAAGCCAAGGGGGCGGAAGTGCCGGCGATTTCCGCGATTTTCACCAAGTACAGGCTCGGCTACGCCGTACGTCCCACTGGAACGGCTGCAAACGGTGGCGTGCGCCCCGTTCCTCCTCCGACAGTTGCCCCCACAACGGGTACAACCACGGCCGGCACCACAACCGTGTCGCCGCCCCCAGCGTCAACCACCGCGCTGGAAGATCGCGTTCGGCGCCTGGAAACCCAGGTCCAGGACCTGCAACGGACCCTTGTCGATCTGCAAGCCAAGCTCAAGCGCTGA
- a CDS encoding SUMF1/EgtB/PvdO family nonheme iron enzyme produces the protein MREQRFSLRHILGTTLLAVAGAFAQDRGTLQVVTTPDSAYVILDDQKEAERQRTPYVNESMKAIDHTVLLRPADPAYMPVRYDISIGAGQTTQLQHTFEYRTKATGMELLSIAPWKVQFGAGIQYLRYMGMQTKKTLDTSKLKPGDAGAATASATAGVKAASSSYPPDSIPTSMELPLQLRVGFPFGFETHFSYPLANRTEPWVESGAFGLAGVGMGLKWTVPQINSAVDLNWAFGSKKISPMFPISDAFTITLITSQRIKKLDVAGNLGYTIRVNSMDTSNRDTANPTKLMSPGGRIFLSARAGMLFFDQVLPLLQGNLDYDFADVRGSYTSHQEKYLITATPGVVWYATPSAAFEFGIPLGLIASNQETKWGLRASMTWGFSVAGSQVASPSAAKGSGLSVPYPLPSQSAPVNSPSHVLFASREVTNAEYKEFCDKTGHEYPPDPDIPSMPGYFTDPRYSNYPVVSVSIADARAYANSLGKRLPSVSEWRKEVENLRLSGAMVACGTEAPEAVDSRPQGPGMYNLIGNVAEWVENDRAGGSVAYMAGGFFSLPRERCLETGRLVDVASQSGAKYIGFRVATEVK, from the coding sequence ATGCGCGAACAGCGATTTTCATTACGTCACATTCTCGGAACCACACTTCTTGCCGTCGCTGGGGCGTTCGCCCAGGACCGTGGTACCCTCCAGGTGGTGACCACCCCAGACAGTGCCTACGTCATTTTGGACGATCAAAAAGAAGCCGAGCGCCAACGGACGCCTTATGTCAACGAGAGCATGAAGGCCATCGACCACACCGTGCTGCTGCGTCCTGCCGACCCGGCCTACATGCCGGTCCGCTACGACATCAGCATCGGGGCCGGACAAACCACCCAGTTGCAGCACACCTTCGAGTACCGCACCAAGGCCACTGGCATGGAGCTTTTGTCCATCGCGCCCTGGAAAGTCCAATTCGGAGCGGGCATCCAATATCTGCGCTACATGGGGATGCAAACCAAGAAGACCCTGGACACCAGCAAACTCAAGCCAGGCGATGCCGGGGCGGCTACGGCTTCGGCCACGGCTGGCGTCAAGGCGGCATCCTCCTCCTACCCGCCGGACTCCATTCCCACCAGCATGGAGCTGCCGCTCCAGCTTCGAGTGGGATTCCCCTTCGGATTTGAAACGCACTTCTCCTACCCCCTGGCCAACCGCACCGAGCCGTGGGTGGAATCCGGTGCCTTCGGGTTGGCAGGAGTCGGCATGGGCCTCAAGTGGACCGTTCCGCAGATCAATTCCGCTGTGGATCTGAACTGGGCGTTCGGGAGCAAGAAGATCTCGCCGATGTTTCCCATTTCCGATGCGTTCACGATCACGCTCATCACCAGCCAGCGCATCAAAAAGCTCGATGTGGCGGGCAACCTGGGCTACACCATCCGGGTCAATTCCATGGACACCAGCAACCGGGATACAGCCAATCCCACCAAGCTGATGAGTCCCGGGGGGCGAATTTTCCTTTCGGCACGCGCAGGGATGCTGTTTTTCGATCAGGTGCTTCCCTTGTTGCAAGGAAACCTGGACTACGACTTCGCCGATGTGCGCGGATCGTACACCTCCCACCAGGAGAAATACTTGATCACCGCGACTCCTGGCGTGGTGTGGTACGCGACCCCGTCGGCGGCCTTCGAGTTCGGGATTCCGCTGGGGCTCATCGCTTCCAACCAGGAAACCAAGTGGGGGCTTCGCGCTTCCATGACGTGGGGCTTTTCCGTGGCCGGTTCGCAAGTGGCCAGTCCCAGTGCGGCCAAGGGAAGCGGCCTGTCGGTTCCCTACCCGCTGCCCTCCCAGTCGGCTCCTGTCAATTCGCCCTCTCACGTCCTGTTCGCCAGCCGCGAAGTGACCAACGCCGAGTACAAGGAATTCTGCGACAAGACCGGTCATGAATATCCGCCCGACCCGGATATTCCTTCCATGCCGGGCTACTTCACGGATCCTCGTTACTCCAACTATCCGGTTGTGAGTGTTTCCATCGCCGATGCCCGCGCCTACGCCAACAGCTTGGGCAAACGCCTTCCCAGCGTCAGCGAATGGCGCAAGGAAGTGGAAAACCTCCGGCTTTCCGGCGCGATGGTGGCTTGTGGCACGGAGGCTCCCGAGGCCGTGGACAGCCGTCCCCAAGGCCCTGGCATGTACAACCTCATCGGGAATGTCGCCGAGTGGGTGGAAAACGACCGCGCCGGCGGATCCGTGGCCTACATGGCTGGTGGATTCTTCAGCTTGCCCCGTGAACGCTGTCTGGAAACGGGCCGACTGGTGGATGTCGCCTCGCAGTCCGGAGCCAAGTACATTGGCTTCCGGGTTGCGACGGAGGTGAAGTGA
- the tssK gene encoding type VI secretion system baseplate subunit TssK produces MTGKVAWKEGLALLPQHFQRAEETWREDLHSHFGHPPSRGFGFSRLDLDQTQLASAGLFRIETCAGVFPGGHRFDSERGQTLALHRQVPNGLGMEIQRITVYLAMKAPSDGAANLGAEAAFGEYGAQLPDSTTGRSRREVVLCSPNLSVRFSTDANDGFLLLPVCSLLRGDQGQATVATDFLPTLLDINAWEPLSLMVQKLSGIIQMRCRTLEQQNPAVDTQGMRQWLECLHLRAHQPLLDQAASTLETHPAELFKTLLSLSGGLVFTRAMSISSAAYKHSEMSACLLGLLNGLFSALAAEIRTDNLVKAMNREAPVLFSLQLPRENWKAGKKFFLAIRTSLTPDQLVVHFGQHAKAAARSKLQAIITSALPGVESRLSPPPAFFRATGQHCFELSPTGAMWQTVVDEGFLGVYTPANLDVTSIELLIEGG; encoded by the coding sequence ATGACCGGCAAAGTCGCTTGGAAGGAAGGTCTCGCCTTGCTCCCCCAGCATTTCCAGCGCGCCGAAGAGACCTGGCGCGAGGATCTGCATTCGCATTTTGGACACCCTCCTTCCCGTGGATTCGGCTTCTCCAGGCTGGATCTGGACCAAACCCAGCTCGCCTCGGCAGGGCTGTTCCGGATCGAGACCTGCGCCGGCGTATTTCCGGGTGGCCACCGCTTCGATTCCGAACGCGGGCAGACGTTGGCCTTGCACCGGCAGGTCCCCAACGGCCTGGGCATGGAAATCCAGCGCATCACCGTTTATCTGGCCATGAAGGCCCCATCCGACGGCGCCGCCAATCTGGGCGCGGAAGCGGCCTTCGGCGAATACGGAGCCCAGCTTCCGGACTCCACCACGGGACGTTCCCGGCGCGAGGTCGTCCTGTGCTCGCCCAATCTTTCGGTGAGGTTTTCCACCGACGCCAACGACGGATTCCTGCTTTTGCCGGTCTGCTCGCTGTTGCGCGGCGACCAGGGCCAAGCCACGGTGGCAACGGATTTCCTCCCGACCTTGCTGGACATCAACGCCTGGGAGCCGCTCTCCCTGATGGTTCAAAAGTTGTCAGGCATCATCCAGATGCGCTGCCGGACGCTGGAGCAACAAAATCCGGCCGTGGATACCCAAGGCATGCGCCAATGGCTGGAATGCCTGCATCTTCGCGCGCACCAGCCGCTGCTGGACCAAGCCGCCTCCACCCTGGAGACGCACCCGGCGGAACTGTTCAAAACCCTGCTTTCGCTTTCTGGCGGACTGGTGTTCACGCGGGCGATGTCCATTTCTTCCGCCGCCTACAAGCATTCGGAGATGTCGGCCTGTCTGCTTGGCTTGCTCAACGGCTTGTTCAGCGCCTTGGCGGCGGAGATCCGCACCGACAATCTCGTCAAGGCCATGAACCGCGAAGCCCCGGTGCTCTTCAGCCTCCAACTGCCCCGCGAAAACTGGAAAGCCGGGAAAAAATTCTTCCTGGCCATCCGGACCTCGCTCACGCCGGACCAGCTGGTGGTCCATTTCGGACAGCACGCCAAGGCGGCCGCCCGCTCCAAGCTCCAGGCGATCATCACCAGCGCCCTGCCCGGCGTGGAATCCCGTTTGTCGCCGCCGCCGGCCTTCTTCCGCGCCACCGGCCAGCACTGTTTCGAGCTTTCGCCAACCGGAGCGATGTGGCAGACCGTGGTGGACGAAGGATTCCTCGGCGTCTATACTCCTGCCAACCTCGACGTCACGTCCATCGAGCTCCTGATCGAAGGAGGCTGA
- a CDS encoding DotU family type IV/VI secretion system protein, with protein sequence MQPLSTHTRSIFRRGLSLSASCPASAEDLRRELTKHLSDFDERARRDGHSSAVVEEVRYALCAWLDEMVFSSTPFSIDWLGHSLAVAHFQDQAAGNNFFSRMERLHQRADLASALEIYARCILLGFKGQYQLEDPSRLQGVVADVQRKAADSSWRMAPWFPALVHEPGKRGKERTGRFLVWIGLGALILAFAIYTILSWLAQNS encoded by the coding sequence GTGCAGCCCTTGTCCACCCATACCCGATCCATCTTCCGCCGTGGCCTGTCGCTTTCCGCCAGCTGTCCGGCCAGTGCCGAAGACCTGCGGCGCGAGCTCACCAAGCATCTGTCGGATTTCGACGAGCGCGCCCGCCGCGACGGCCATTCCAGCGCCGTGGTGGAGGAAGTCCGCTACGCGTTGTGCGCATGGCTGGACGAAATGGTCTTTTCCAGCACGCCGTTTTCCATCGACTGGCTTGGACACTCGCTGGCCGTGGCGCATTTCCAGGATCAAGCGGCCGGCAACAATTTCTTCTCCCGCATGGAACGGCTCCACCAGCGGGCGGATCTGGCCAGTGCATTGGAGATCTACGCGCGTTGCATCCTGCTGGGATTCAAGGGGCAATACCAGTTGGAAGACCCTTCCCGTCTGCAGGGAGTGGTCGCCGACGTGCAGCGCAAAGCAGCGGACAGTTCCTGGCGCATGGCTCCGTGGTTTCCCGCGCTGGTCCACGAGCCCGGCAAGCGGGGCAAGGAGCGCACCGGACGCTTTTTGGTCTGGATCGGGCTCGGCGCCCTGATCCTCGCGTTTGCCATCTACACCATCCTTTCCTGGCTCGCCCAGAACAGCTGA
- the tssA gene encoding type VI secretion system protein TssA, with translation MTDSTEASEAVPAVEPTPAAESAVVAESAPAPVETAPVAETPAEPPKPAEPELLPLALTLSAPISAANPVGDDPKYSAEFEYVKAEIVKTSERDWEQITTAARKVLTSQAKDITLLCYHLVSSTVWKGWGEGAAAGQTLAKLMTDHWDALHPLRDRARQNSIKWLTEERTLGTFEQVAFTPADHPHFLALSKALNAIRTILNEKFPESPPSIKPLIELVDAKAKATRPVEAPKPKAQQNSSSSGQDSDGSGSSGGSGHSIPAPVVGDGASKGDLFKALQKVALQLSAAEPDNPTGYKLLRICRWQEVAAAPKNDAGKTTFAPPNPQRRSFLEGQVAQRAWSSILEKCEAIFTEPGMQYWLDLQCWVAQSLSGRGHESCSEAIRTELRGLLKRVPQLLDLKFSDGSPLASPPTREWLELVMREGSGGAAKSAAAREDTLEADLAQAREVAGTGNVADALELLQAGLIYGDLRSRTMRQLEIARVAFSSGKIRPALSVSAEIAERSSRMDLASWEPQLAREILEIHLKSLNAAIDAGIGDIAALKARREVIASRAGNEDPSLLARFEF, from the coding sequence ATGACCGACTCCACCGAAGCCAGCGAAGCAGTCCCGGCCGTCGAGCCGACTCCGGCAGCGGAATCCGCCGTGGTCGCCGAGAGCGCCCCGGCTCCCGTGGAGACGGCACCGGTTGCTGAAACTCCAGCCGAGCCGCCCAAACCGGCTGAACCTGAACTCCTGCCGCTGGCCCTGACTCTCTCCGCTCCGATCTCGGCGGCCAATCCGGTCGGTGACGACCCGAAATATTCGGCCGAGTTCGAGTACGTCAAGGCAGAAATCGTCAAGACCTCCGAGCGCGACTGGGAACAGATCACCACGGCCGCCCGGAAGGTCCTCACCTCCCAGGCCAAGGACATCACCCTTCTTTGCTACCACCTGGTCTCCTCCACGGTGTGGAAGGGCTGGGGCGAAGGCGCGGCGGCTGGACAAACGCTCGCCAAGCTGATGACCGACCATTGGGACGCGCTCCATCCGCTGCGCGATCGGGCCCGTCAGAACTCCATCAAGTGGCTCACGGAAGAGCGCACGTTGGGAACCTTCGAGCAGGTCGCCTTCACCCCTGCCGACCACCCCCATTTCCTGGCCCTGTCCAAGGCGCTGAACGCGATCCGGACCATCCTAAACGAGAAATTCCCGGAGAGCCCTCCGTCCATCAAGCCGCTGATCGAGCTGGTGGACGCCAAGGCCAAGGCCACGCGTCCCGTGGAGGCCCCAAAGCCCAAGGCTCAGCAAAATTCGTCCTCTTCCGGCCAAGATTCAGATGGCTCTGGATCCTCGGGCGGCTCCGGCCATTCGATTCCAGCCCCGGTGGTGGGCGATGGCGCTTCCAAAGGCGATCTGTTCAAGGCTCTCCAAAAAGTGGCATTGCAGCTTTCCGCCGCCGAGCCGGACAATCCCACCGGGTACAAGCTCCTGCGGATCTGCCGCTGGCAGGAGGTCGCTGCAGCGCCAAAAAACGACGCGGGCAAGACCACCTTCGCCCCACCCAATCCGCAGCGACGCTCCTTCTTGGAAGGCCAGGTCGCCCAGCGCGCCTGGAGTTCCATCCTGGAAAAGTGCGAGGCCATCTTCACTGAGCCTGGCATGCAGTATTGGCTGGACCTGCAATGCTGGGTGGCCCAATCCCTATCCGGCCGCGGGCATGAATCCTGTTCCGAAGCCATCCGCACGGAGTTGCGCGGCCTCCTGAAACGGGTTCCGCAACTTCTGGATCTGAAGTTCTCCGATGGCTCTCCCCTGGCCTCGCCTCCCACCCGCGAATGGTTGGAATTGGTGATGCGGGAAGGTTCCGGCGGAGCCGCCAAATCGGCCGCCGCGCGTGAGGATACGTTGGAAGCCGACCTTGCGCAAGCGCGCGAAGTGGCCGGCACCGGCAATGTCGCGGACGCCTTGGAGCTTCTGCAAGCGGGCCTGATCTACGGCGACCTCCGCTCCCGGACCATGCGCCAGTTGGAAATCGCGCGGGTCGCCTTCAGCTCCGGCAAGATCCGTCCGGCCTTGTCGGTTTCCGCCGAGATCGCCGAACGCTCCTCCCGCATGGACTTGGCTTCCTGGGAGCCGCAATTGGCCAGGGAAATCCTGGAAATCCACTTGAAATCGTTGAACGCGGCGATCGATGCGGGCATCGGCGATATCGCCGCGCTCAAGGCACGCCGCGAAGTCATCGCATCGCGAGCAGGAAATGAAGATCCCTCCCTGCTTGCGCGTTTCGAATTCTAA
- the tssB gene encoding type VI secretion system contractile sheath small subunit yields the protein MAGSFQNEIPPARVNIQLSVDKGNAQKKLELPLKMLVLGDFTQRKEDKRISEREKININKTNFDQVMESLNLGVKTTVPNKIKNDGSEIAVDLKIKNMKSFDPAEVVKQVPELSKLMAARNLIRDLGSNLLDNREFRKRMEGILKDKSAMDGILAELDKIAPEKAEG from the coding sequence ATGGCAGGCAGCTTCCAGAACGAAATTCCTCCTGCGCGCGTAAACATCCAGCTCAGCGTCGACAAGGGCAACGCCCAGAAGAAGCTCGAGCTCCCGTTGAAGATGCTCGTCCTGGGCGACTTCACGCAGCGCAAGGAAGACAAGCGCATTTCCGAGCGCGAAAAGATCAACATCAACAAGACGAATTTTGACCAGGTGATGGAGTCCCTGAACCTGGGTGTCAAGACGACCGTCCCCAACAAGATCAAGAACGACGGCTCGGAAATCGCCGTCGACCTCAAGATCAAGAACATGAAGTCCTTCGATCCGGCCGAAGTGGTCAAGCAGGTGCCCGAGCTTTCCAAGCTCATGGCCGCCCGCAACCTGATCCGCGACCTCGGCTCGAACCTCCTGGACAACCGCGAATTCCGCAAGCGCATGGAAGGCATCCTGAAGGACAAGTCCGCCATGGACGGCATCCTCGCGGAACTGGACAAGATCGCTCCTGAGAAGGCGGAGGGCTGA